The stretch of DNA aatcatcacaaactttgattcttcaagtaactttttagtcacttccggcaataaaattagtccatattaatgattttcaccgaggaaaagtgaacaagagtacgttatttgggaaatatggggaaacataacctcaaaacaatggctaaaaaaaatgtatgggattttgactggtagttattaccaatttgatcctccacgttggattctgactttgacctgaattatcttccaaagaaaagacttttctcgagattttctttctgctatcttaaagtaattaaaattccctacacatagatgctaaattcatcgagataagtccaatagattttattctgtgacgattttaaagttcaaattggtagcaagtaccagtaaagtcctccgagtgttaacccttggaggattttctgGATAAAGTGGCCAATTCAACTTTTTTCAAGCGTCACAGAATTAAATTCTACttaacatttcgtgataaattctacatctctATGTAGGGAGGTTAATTACTTCAATTTCGCCGaaggaaaatttggaaaaacattttcttttgtgagaaaatcaaggtcaaagttttgaggttagaaaccttgatcctccaagtgttaaaaggCAGTATTCTTATCACTTGGAGGATTTATGTAGACACCGTGGCCATCtcgagtttttaaatcttcatagattaaaatgtattggaGCTATCGTGGTAAATATcacgtctatgtgtagggaatttcaattactttaagttaagcgaaagaaaatcaagaaaaagtttttctttctaaaagataattaaggtcaaagtcgaaattatacgcggaggatgaaaatggtcaTCGTGGCCATTCaaattctcatacatttttgacagCTTTTTGAGGATATGGAGgatatgtttccccatattttccTAATCAGGATCTCTTGTTAACTTTTCCACGATGAAAATCATTAGTGTGAACTCATTTTAATGCCGGAAGTGGTCTTATAGTTACTTAGAGAACTAAACAAAGTGATTATTCAATTATTCAGGCTCaataagaaaattggaaaaattgtagggaaaattttgatttgaattgggaatagattaagaattaattaaactttcgatcctcatTCAGTAAGCAGATCTACAattaacaaaacatttaatatttgggatttttattatgCTGGACACGGTGACTattttgatcctccgcgtaggtgagaaaaaagtgttcagtcctccaagtgttaaaggTACCATcgtaaagcccatttaatgttCTATTTACTCCCACacctttctacatttaaagagCTTCATCGGTTTTAAGCGTTTTAAGTAAAAgcagattgaaaaaaaagtccgtAAAAGATCCGAATTGAGACACGTTCCCCTAATTTTTGGCGGGAGATCAATATTTCGTCACCTACATCATCCGCTCTGGCATCTGCTGCGTAGTATGTGAGATTTGCTGATAAAGTCGACTCAGAATGTCAAAATCATtgcattttttccttcataaaATTGTTGTGCTCTGTgtttttattctctaaattAATGTTATTCGCTTAATTTATCGGTGTAATCTGTCGTTTTTCATCATTATTGTTCTTCTGGCTAGAATCTCTAAGGCAAAAAATGACGGAGAAGGCGTATTCAACGCTACAAAACTcggtaaagaaaagaaaaaattaacagattgcaaaaaaaaatcaatttttctcataaaatttaaaatcattttgcgTACTTCCGGTCAGGTGGATTTTACGGGTAGCCAATTGGATATTGTTGCGAGTCAGCTGCAGGCTGTAGAGAAGAATCTCCCGACGGAATGCGAGGAGGGGGATGCTGCGTCTGTGATGGAACTCCTCGAGACCATGACGGAAGTGAAGAATGAGTATCAGAATCTGAAGAAGGATCTGCATGAGGTGCAGCAGCTACAGAAGCAAATGACCCACTCATTgcggtatcaaatgaaagaattaGCGCAAACATTTAATTTGCTAAAGAAGAGAATTGAAAGCACAGCCCCATCGCCACCACCCAACTAAAAAGGGGGCGCAGATGGGGTGCTccaatttctttctcttttcgtTATATTGCCCTTTATCggctttttcctttaattatcAATGTCTTTTCTCTGTGTGATGAAtgcatgagttttttttttattttcaatcactTCCATTctgtacataaaaaaaatgaatttcatgaCAAACAATCTCTGACCATGTTTGCCACAAAGCACCCCCGCAAAATCATCCTCATctgccaaaagaaaaaattgtgacatAGCATAGCTCATTAAATTCACTaggaaaaatctctaaaaatcataaatattctatatagatgttatttgaagaaaaaaaagcagaaaaaagcttctcataaaaatcattctagcaaaaaaaatgagaattatgatgaatatttaaatgtttgtgAAATATTCTTCGCACACAgcttatagaaaaaaaaaacgaacgaGGTGTGCAAGGGAAATTGAATGCTTGAGAAAATATCGTGAATTTCTTTCGAGTGAAAGTTGCTTTgtgaatgccaaaaaaaaggataaaaaaaagactccaTGAGAGGAGGAAGAGGATATTTTAGATGGAAAAATTACATGTCTGAAACTATGTATTGATATGGTCCGTTTTTTTACACGGGATTTTATATCATACGCcttattttttgacaaatatatttttaaaacaatgactactaaatatttgaatgttaaaaaaaacaaagttatTGTACACAAGATTTATGTTtccatttttatgctttatcaTTTTCATATATAGCAAGTTCTCTCAACTCTTAAatcgattttaaaaaaaattttgcaagggtctcataaaataaatattgcgacgtattctgtattcgaaccagAGGCTTTTAGGATCTGAGCCGAATGCTCTATTAATTGTGCTAATAAACAACCTAAATAACGCACAGCAGTACcatgaaaaattgttaaactGACTTATAAATCGTTTAACTTTAGCATTTGAGATTTACTTTAAATCTATTTTGAACTCATCTTAggcaatttatattttaaaaacagttaaccctttaagggcAATAAGAGGTTTTTTCAATGGCTAATGGGTTATGAGTAAATTCCAAGAATTAatcgtgaaacattttaattcgaaaaacataaaaaaaaagatttatcgggttttaattattttcaacataATTCAGCTAAAAGGAAAATCAGCAAAGATTTCCTGAAAAATGCagacaatgacgtcaccaatGACGTATGTACGTTTTTAAATCTAAACTGCTTCATatttgttaaccctttaagggcTGCTCGAAGTTGGTTCAGTTAactttaaaatcataaaataaacagacctaaattattttcaacttAAGTCAGCTAATGAAAATcagtaaatattttgtgaaaatgcagacaatgacgtcatagttttttttcgtagaaccacaaaaaatgttttaaaaatacattatgtttttaaaaatcatcgtGAAACATTTACGCTCATATTTCACAAATCTAAAACGTTTCAAAGGCTCCATTCCTCTATCATTAGCTCTGAAGGCTTTGATGCTATTCATTTAGTAGCAAAATCTTTTACGAGACTTTAAGAAAATGCTATGTGCTAACTGAGAACTTGCTATGTAATGTACAGCCTAAACAAACTATCTAACTTTACAGCGCtattaattcacattttgcttcaaaataaatccatGATTCGAAACACATGAGATGAAATGAAGTaagaaagattaatttaaaccttttaatttctttttaatcacgCATTTAATTTACTGTGATTCATTTACTGTAGAATTCTTAGCTGTAGTAGgataatattatatacatatattgtatGACAATTTGAGTCAATTTGGGAGTGAACGTAAATGTAGTTATATACAAcaaaaatatctatatatactctttgaaaaaaaaattaattgtgaaCGGAAAAGGAATCAAAACTGTAAGTACATTCGTAACACTTTATAGCAGATGCCACAAGTCAATAAATCTACTTCAGAATGccaatataaagaaaaaataatatacaaaatgataaagaatGAAGAAAGTCTTGTTGTGAAGAGAGGTACATACTAAAATAATCTGGCTGGATTTAAATTGATGGGGTATTTCTCCTGGTTTTCGTTTTTCTGAGGATCTCTGAGAGAAATGGTCGCACCGCAGGAGgaaaaatgtctaaaaaataataaatggacCCACAAAAGACACAATAAATCTCACTATAAGAATGTAATACTTACttaaatagcataaaaaacgTATAAAATCAACATATGTATATGGATAAATAAGCATAATCACCTTGATTCTTACAACACcattttaagcatttta from Lutzomyia longipalpis isolate SR_M1_2022 chromosome 1, ASM2433408v1 encodes:
- the LOC129792870 gene encoding uncharacterized protein LOC129792870, with translation MTEKAYSTLQNSVDFTGSQLDIVASQLQAVEKNLPTECEEGDAASVMELLETMTEVKNEYQNLKKDLHEVQQLQKQMTHSLRYQMKELAQTFNLLKKRIESTAPSPPPN